From the genome of Sphingobacterium sp. UGAL515B_05:
GAAAAAGTTGGTGCAGGTTTGCCTCTTTGGTTGCCTAAAGGAGCTGCATTACGTCAAAAGCTGATAGACTTCTTACAGAAAGCACAGTTAAACTCAGGGTATGAGCCTGTTGTTACGCCGCATATCGGACACAAGCAGTTATATGTGACTTCTGGACACTATGAGAAATATGGCGCGGATTCATTTCAACCAATAAAAACTCCTATCGAAGGAGAAGAGTTTTTGTTAAAACCAATGAACTGTCCGCATCATTGTGAAATTTATAAAGTAAAACCACGCTCGTATAAGGACCTACCGGTTCGATTTGCTGAGTTTGGTACTGTATATCGTTACGAGCAATCTGGTGAGCTTCACGGTTTAACAAGGGTGCGTGGGTTTACTCAGGATGATGCCCATTTATTTTGTCGTCCAGATCAGGTCAAAGACGAATTCAAAAAGGTAATCGATTTAGTACTTTATGTTTTTGGAGCCTTAGGCTTTAATGATTATACAGCGCAAGTGTCGTTACGTGATCCTGAGAATCGTACGAAGTATATTGGTACGGACGAAAACTGGGCTTTGGCTGAATCCGCAATTATTGAAGCGGCGGAGGAAAAAGGCTTGCCGACAGTCGTAGAGTATGGTGAAGCGGCTTTCTATGGTCCAAAATTGGATTTTATGGTGAAGGATGCTTTAGGTCGTAAATGGCAGTTAGGTACTATACAGGTGGATTACAATTTGCCTGAGCGCTTTGAGTTGGAATATACAGGAAGTGATAACATGAAACATCGCCCTGTGATGATTCACCGTGCACCCTTCGGATCTTTAGAACGTTTTGTGGCTGTATTGATTGAACATTGCGCTGGACAATTCCCATTATGGCTTGCTCCTGAGCAATTTATCGTCTTGCCAGTGTCAGAAAAATATGAAGAATATGCTCAAAATGTTTTGAATTCGCTAAATAATTCCGATATTCGCGGACTGATAGACTTACGTGACGAGAAAGTGGGCAGAAAAATCAGAGACGCCGAAGTGAAAAAGCTTCCTTATATGTTGATTGTAGGGGAAAAAGAGGTGGAAAATGGCACAGTTTCTGTACGTAAACATGGCTCAGTAGAATTAGGAACTATGACTGCTGACGAATTTAGAGATATATTAATTAAGGAAATAACCGTTTAATTTTTAAACATTTGGCATTAAAAAGACCCGGTGGTCCAAGACCACCAATGAGAAAGAAAGAACCAGATCACCGCATTAATGAATTAATCAAGGTACCTGAGGTGCGCTTGGTAGGAGATAATGTGGAGCAAGGAGTTTTCCCTACGCGCAAAGCGTTAGAGTTGGCTGATGAGTTGGAACTTGATTTAGTGGAGATTTCGCCAAATGCTGTACCGCCGGTTTGTAAGATTATCGACTACAGTAAGTTTGTTTACGAACAGAAGAAGAAACAAAAGGAAATCAAAGCTAATGCAAAACAGACTGTTATTAAAGAAATCCGTTTCGGACCTAACTCTGGTGAGCATGATTTTGAGTTCAAATTGAAGCATGCGATTAAGTTTCTTGAAAGTGGAGAGAAAGTTCGTGCTTATGTACACTTCAAAGGTCGTGCTATTGTACACAAGGATCAAGGTGAAATCTTGTTGTTACGCTTTGCTCAGGCTTTAGAGGATTACGGTAAAGTAGAGCTTTTACCGAAATTAGAAGGTAAACGCATGTTTTTAACAGTAGCTCCAAAGGCTCCTAAAAAATAATAAGAATTCTAACAGATTGATATAAAATTTATAAGTATTATGCCAAAAGTTAAAACCAATTCCAGCGCAAAGAAACGTTTCAAATTGACTGGAACAGGTAAAATTGCAAGAAAAAACGCTTTCAAAAGCCACATCTTGACAAAAAAGAGCACAAAACGTAAACGTAACTTAACACAAACAAGTTATGTATCTGATGGCGATATGGGCAACGTAAAACGTATGCTTGCTATCGGTAAATAAGTTTTATTCGATTTTATTAATAATAATTTTTTAACCGGGTATAAGGTTGTAAGTTCATTGAAATACATGACACCTTCTACCAAACTAATTTTAAAAATATGCCACGTTCGGTTAACGCAGTAGCTTCTAGAAGAAGACGCAAAAAAATCCTAGGCCTTGCAAAAGGTTACTTTGGATCACGTAGCAAAGTTTATACTATTGCTAAAAATACAGTAGAAAAAGGTTTACAATACGCTTACCGCGATCGTAAAACCAAAAAACGCGAGTTTAGAGCTTTATGGATTCAACGTATCAACGCTGGAGCTCGTCAACACGGAATTTCTTATTCCCAATTGATCGGTAAATTAAACGCTAAAAACATTGGTTTGAACCGTAAGGTTTTAGCTGACTTAGCTTTAAATAACCCAGAAGCTTTCAAAGCAGTTGTAGACGCAGTAAAATAGAGTTTTTAATCCGCTGTCAATTTGTTAGAGATATTAAAGGAGCCTTTTAGGCTCCTTTTTTTGTTATGACGGTTACTGTATCTTTTTTGGGACGTTATGTGCCAGGTAAACCCAATTCAATGCTATGTTTCATTTTAGTTCTTACTCCCCAATTATACTCTTGATGCAATTGACGCTGTATATTATAACTTATATCTCTTTTAGATTTGAAATTAGGTTTGATTTTTGTCGATCTGTAGAAAACATAACATTATGAAACTAAGAACAATTACAGTTGGATTTTCACTTCTTTTGATCGGAAGTTTGGTGATGGCGGCCAAAGAGCCAGTTTCCAAGGCTCTAACGAACGATGTGGTTAATCAGCAGGGAAAAGTTATCTCAATTGAAGGGGTGAACAATAATCGTACGATAGAGGCCAAAGGGGGGGAGATTGTACAAATAGAAGGTGCTGACAATAAAGTTGTGATCCGTGGCAATGTGAGTAAATTGATTATTGAGGGGAAAGGGAATACTGTAACAGGGAATGACATCACAACGGTGACGATAGAGGGGGCAGACAATATGGTTAATATTGGTTCAGTAGAGACTGTTCAAATTGATGGGGTCAAAAACCATGTCCACTATAAGTCTACGAAGAACAAATCTGGTCAGGTAAAAGTGTCTACTGAAGGCGCGGATAATATGGTGATGAAAATGAAATAATGTAAATCAGATTTCCATAAAAAAGGGTTGTGTATATTATTTACAGAACCCTTTTTCATGAAAATGGTAGCTACGGTTTGTCTTGATCGTCCTCGGTATGACTGCGATCAGCTCTATCGCTCTGGGATTGAAATTCCGCTCCAGCTTCATTTTCTCCTTGTTTCATCATTGAATAAGGCTTTAGAAAATCTTGATCAAAAGGATGCCCTGTCGCAGCCTTCTGCATAATCCCATCGTTCTGATATGGCCGAACACAGGTACCTTTTACGCGTTCCGATTTGTAGACATAAGTTCCCCAAATGCAGAAGAAAAGCATCGCTCTGATGTGATCTGTATAATTTGAAAATGAATCATCCGTGATACCCATATATTGTTTGGACATATAATGGTATCCTATTGCATGGACGAGATAGAATATAGCCATAAACAAAGTAACTAGAAAAAATGTCTGGGCAAAAATATCCCTTTTTTTGATCATAAGGATGAAACTATAAACGAACCCGACCAGAATTAAAAGATGAGCTGTCATTTCAGATATGAGTAGCATTTTATAGAATGTAGGTGCACCACCATCGATATGGTCTATTGCCCGCCAGGTATTAAGGTTAAAGAAGGATTCCCTAAGGAAAAGAAAAGTGAATTTCGTAAATATACTTGTAACTATTAAAAGAAGTAAAAAAATCATCCAGCCCCCAATTTGGTCATGATAAATTTCGTTATAGGGTTTGATGATAAAAGGTTTGCTCTTCCTGTACTTTTTTGCGATATACAAAAGCAAAGAGGATAGTAATAGAATAAATAGGATTAATGAAAACCAATTAATTTCATCGACTGTAGAAGGGGGGCCTAAACGAGGTATCCCATCTGTTACATATCCATCATTGTCAAGATAGAAACCATTATAAAAGATATGATCGCGATCTGCAAAATCTGTATAATACTGTTTCAGGTCTTTTTGTTCGACAAAGGGTTCGTGGAAACTTAACGTGTATGCAACCTTTATACTATCCTGTTCTACTTCCAGTGTTTTGCCGAAAACATACGCAGTTCGGTCGAAATAACTATTGTCTCTATAATTGCCAAATTCCTTTTTCCCTTTGTTGACGATATACATTTCGTAGGTTAGATCTGTTGGAAAAGAAAGGCTTAGGGGAGCAATACGATCCTCCATAATCTCTGGAAGCTTGTCATTTATATTTGTTCCCAACAAAGGAATATATTTTTTAGTAGATCCGCTTTCTGTCTTTCCAATGTTTTTTATTTTATACTTTTCGATGATCTCCACAATATTGTTCTCCAGATCATCTTTGTATTGTATTTGACCAATTTTATTGATCTTCGGATAGATCTTGGCATAATACTCCAAGTATTGCTTCTGTATGTCATTTTTTGCACTACTTTGAATATAAGTACGCATATCGTCCGCTTCATTCCCAACATAAGTTGTGTGGACATCAAGGGTAGCCTCAAATTTGCCTTCCATTGTCAATGTTTCCTTGACTTTAATATTGCCGGTAACATGCTGCGCTACGTCTGTAAGCTTTCCACTACCCATAGTCGAGAGTACTTTTCCATAAGCTGGGAAATACCTGTTTTTGATATCTCCACCCTGATTGGTTATGGTTGGGTCAATATATTGGGACCGTCCACCAATATTAACTTCAATAACCATATGGTTGAAAGCATAAGGCGAGGGGAGTTCATTCTGCAGACCTCTATTCTTATAGGTATTGGCCAATACGAGTCCTACATCAATATTCTTGTTTTTGAGCATTGTCGCCAGCAGCATTGATTTATCTTTGCAATCGCCGTAGCGCTGGGAAAATACTTTTTCTGGAACATTTGCCCGGTGGGAATATTCTCCCATCTCAATACCCATATAGCGTATCTCATTTTGTACAAAGTCGCAGGCCTTTTTCAGGTACGCATAGGGTTGCCCGTTGGACTCTTTCCAAAGTTGATTGACGAAGGTTTGAAGTGTACTTGTGGTTGCTATTTGTGGAATGGGATTAATTTTACGGTTCCATTGATCAACTTCCTGCCAGGTATTGAATTCCGAGCATTGGATATATTTTAAAGGGCTGTACCACGACGGACTATAATCTTCGTACTGAATTGTTTTGTCCGCCGTCAGCTCCCAGAAAAAATTTGTTGTATTTCCTGTTGACTGTTGCTGTACCTCAGGTGCGCCATTGAAACTCTTAAACTGCAGTTTGCGACCATGGGGTACAATATAGTTGAGATGGACCAGCCCAGTGGGTTCATACCCCTGTAAGTAATAACTGTCGAAAAATTTCTGTTCAAATACCGGATTTGCACCTATTATTGAATAAGCGAATACAATCTTATCGTCTTTACGTAAATCCTCCAAAACATAATGGGCCATCTGGCTTCCGTTGTAGATGGATCTCGAAAGCTCCGTTTCAGCGGCAAGCAGCTTAAATTTTGCCTGCGGTAATAGGTTAATATCTTTGCCGTTACGAATAACCTTTAGCTCATGTAGTTGAAGTTTTTGGAAATGCGGGTCAAAGGTTACCTGAACTTGTCCCAGATTTTCGATTCCAGTCTGATCAAAGAGAACTTTGATGTCCTTATAATATTTCGTTTGGGTAGCTAAGTTTATTTGATGTTCGATTAACTCATAGTAATATCCAGCACTAATATCATCCAAATTTGGCTTTATGGCCTTTTTTGTAGTGGAGCGCAGCCAAGCTGGCGATGCTGTTTTTTGGATGGTTGTTTGGCTAAAAGACCAGGAAAATGCAGCTAGTACGAGTACAAAGGCAAATAGAAGATGGCTAAATCTTTTCATTAATTCATAATTTAGCCTAAGATAAGTAAAAATTGGAAGCGACGATAGTCGAATTTGGGGAATATTGGAAATTCGACTTTAGTTGAGTCTAGGTTATTTGGCAACTAAAAGGGGTGTCCATATATAACGGACACCCCTTTTAGTTGCTGATTCGGTAACCTTATAATTTACTTTCTCTTTTTTTCTTTTTCTTAACAACTTTAGGCATTTGAGCCTGTTTTGCTTCATATTGTCGCTCAATATATTGTATAATTTCTGAGGCAATATCTTTTTTTGTCGCTTTTTCGATGCCTTCCAAACCTGGAGATGAGTTTACTTCCAGTACCAGAGGGCCTCTGTCAGAAGGAATCATATCGACACCGCAAACCGTAAGTCCTAATTGTGCGGCAGCAGCGATTGCTGTCTCTCTTTCTGCTTTACTTAACCGGATAATCTGGGCAGTGCCACCCCGATGGATATTTGACCGAAACTCGCCCTCTTTGGCTGTGCGTTTCATCGCTCCAACAACTTTGCCGTCGACTACAAAAGCCCGGATATCTGAGCCTTTTGATTCTTTGATAAACTCTTGAATCAGGATGTTATTGCCCAGGCCGTAGAACGCTTCAATAACAGAAGAGGCTGCTTTTTTAGTTTCGGCAAGTACAACACCGATACCTTGTGTTCCCTCAAGTAGTTTAATGACTAAAGGAGCTCCACCAACCATGCTAATAAGGTCGTCCACGTCAGAGGCCGTGCGTGCAAATCCCGTAATCGGGAGTCCGATTCCTGCACCGGATAAAATCTGCAGGCACCTCAATTTGTCCCGAGATCGCGTAATGGCTTGACTGGGATTCGCGGAAATGACATCCATCACCTCAAATTGTCTAACGATGGCAGATCCATAGAATGTTACCGATGCTCCTATTCGGGGAATAATGGCATCAATATCACTCAGATCCTGTCCTTTGTAATGGATACTTGGTTTACCTTGCTGAATACCGACATAACACTTGCTGTGATCAATGACAACACATTCGTGTCCTCTTTGTTGTGCGGCTTCTACGAGACGACGAGTCGAGTATAAACTCTTTACTGTCGATAATACGGCAATTTTCACGATTTGTATAATGAGTATATTTTGTGCTAAGATAACAAAATTGCTTGGCTATTTGTTTTATTTTACCAAGGTCTTCATCGAGAGGTTTTCTTTGGAAACATCAACCAAAAATCTTTTGTTTAAGAAATTTTTACCCAAAAGCATAGGGTAGGTCATTTGTGATCTATTTCTAAAGGAGATCTTAATGCTAAAGACCTGGTTATATAATGTTGCTGTTGTGCGGATATAGTAACGCTTTTCTTCTTGACCGAAAGAGCTTTTTACCAGTTTTGTTCGATAGAGCTTTAACTTTAGCGTTTTTGTCTCTTTTGTCTTAAAATTTATGATCAGCTCACAGATGATCCAGTCTTGACCATCCTCGTTAATGATCTTGTACGAGTTGCAGTGTAGTACCGACGAGGCAGCACCGGTATCGACTTTTGCTTCTATACCATATATTCCCAATTCAGGTAAATCAAGGGTCTCTTTCCAGCCCACAAGAAGTTTTTCTTTCATGTATACCAAATTGAAAAAAATATCCTTGTCTCCTAGGTAAATAGGAGACAAGGATAAAAAACTTTTATTCGTAGATAAATTCTCCGTAAGGGGAGGTTATAGTTACTTTTTTGGATGCAGATTCCTCTACACGGCCTATGATCTGGGCCGGAATCCCGAATGACTCTGAAATGGCGATGATATCCGATGCAATCGATTCAGGAACATATAATTCCATACGGTGTCCCATATTGAATACTTTGTACATTTCTTTCCAGTCTGTATTGGATTCTTTCTGTATTAATTCAAAAAGAGGTGGAATCGGGAAAAGATTATCTTTAATGACATGCACATTATCGACGAAATGCAAGACTTTTGTTTGCGCTCCCCCTGAGCAATGTACCATTCCGTCAATTTGTGAACGGTACTTGTCTAGTATCTGTTTGATAACAGGCGCATAAGTACGTGTAGCGGAAAGGACTAGCTTACCTGCGGTTATTTTTTCTCCAGTTTCAACTTCGATTTCAGTTGTAAGATCTTGGTTTCCCGCGAAAACCAGTTCGTAAGGAACAGCTGGATCATACGCTTCAGGATATTTTTCAGCTACTTTTTTGTTAAATACATCATGACGTGCAGAAGTTAGTCCATTGGAACCCATTCCGCCATTGTATGCCTGTTCATAGGTTGCTTGTCCATTTGATGCTAAGCCAACAATAACGTTACCCCCTTTGATACGATGATTTGAAATAACGTCTTCACGTTTCATCCGACAGGTTACTGTACTATCAACAATGATGGTACGAACAAGGTCGCCAACGTCGGCAGTTTCACCACCAGTAGAATAGATGCCGATTCCCAAACCTCGAAGTTCCGCCAGAATCTCTTCTGTGCCATTGATGATTTCAGCAATCACATCACCAGGAATGAGATTTTTATTTCTGCCAATCGTTGAGGATAAAAGAATGTTATCGATGGCGCCTACACAAAGTAAGTCATCAATATTCATGATAATTGCGTCTTGTGCGATACCTTTCCAAACTGAAATATCCCCAGTTTCTTTCCAATAGACATACGCCAATGAAGATTTGGTGCCAGCACCATCCGCATGCATAATATTACACCAGTCTGGGTCTCCACCCAAAATATCTGGAATTATTTTGCAAAATGCTTTGGGAAACAGACCCTTATCTATATTTTTTATCGCATTGTGCACATCCTCTTTCCCTGCGGATACGCCTCGTTGATTGTATTTTAAATCTGACATCTTAGGGCAAAAATAAGCAATAGGACTGAATTAACGAATCTAATTCGTGTAATTTAATCACTTATTATTATGCGCCACTGTTGAATTAGATTTTCGAGATTACTTATCGCATTGGCTGGACTTGTGCTGGGTAGGCATCGGTAAATAATGTCTTCCCTTTTGTTGAAATGCTTTACGTATAAACTGTATGCTTTTTGCCCGTTGAAAATAATTTTTGTGATTTTAGGGTGGGTTTCTAGCAGTTCAACAATCTGATTCGGAACTTCATTTTGTATGGCTAGATCCATGCTACCGGGACGAGAGGCTTCTGCGCAAACATCCCAAAGACCGATGTTATTTTTAAGCAATAGATCTATCTTCTCCATATAATTTGTTTGTTCCGGCGCATTGAACAAATATTTGATTACTTTCCAGAATCGATTTTGTGGGTGTGCATAATATTCATTCTCTGCCAAAGACTTATCTCCAGGCAAAGAGCCAAGGATGAGTATTTCTGTGGTAGAGTTTACTAAAGGTAGAAAGGATCTTTTGCGCATAATCAAAAATAGTAATTTTAAATTTTCATTTGAAATATGAAAAATATTATAGTATATTTATGATATTAAAATGATATCAAATATATATTAACAAATTATGGAAAAACTAATTAAACCAATGTCAGGCTATTTAGCTTTATTGATAGCTGTCGTTTCGTTTGTGGCGGCTATATTCTCATTTGCCAGCGTAGAAGCAAGTTCACTTTATGTCGTATTGGGGGTTGTACTGATGATCGCTACTTTTTTTATTCTGAAAGGATTGATGATTATTAATCCAAACCATTCGCGTGTACTGAATTTCTTCGGAAAATATGTAGGTACAGTTAAGGAAAACGGTTTGTTTTTTGTCAATCCCTTGTATTCAACGATTAAAATAAGTCTTCGGTCGGATAACTTACAGGGACAGACACTGAAAGTCAATGACAAGATGGGAAACCCAATTGAGATCGGAGCAGTGATTGTATGGCAAGTGGGAGACACGTATAAAGCTGCTTATGATGTAAGTAATTATACCTCTTATGTACGTACGCAGAGCGAAGCAGCGGTAAGACATTTGGCTGGAAGCTTTCCTTATGATAACTTGGAGGATGAAGGAGCGGAGATCACTTTGCGTGAAGGTGGCGATACCGTAAATCATATTCTTGAACAAGAATTGTCTGATCGTTTGGCGCCTGCCGGGGTTATTATTAAAGAGGCTAGAATCAGTCATTTGGCTTATGCTTCCGAAATAGCAGGTGCTATGCTTCAAAGACAGCAAGCAGCTGCTATTGTGGCTGCAAGAGCAAAGATTGTAGACGGTGCTGTTGGGATGGTGGAAATGGCCTTGCATAAGTTGTCTGAAAAAGATATTGTAGAGTTGGACAACGAGAAAAAAGCAGCAATGGTCAGCAATTTAATGGTGGTACTTTGCGGAGAAAAAGCAGCGACACCAATTGTAAATACAGGTACTTTGTACCAATAAACGAAA
Proteins encoded in this window:
- the thrS gene encoding threonine--tRNA ligase; translation: MIKITLPDGSVREYQQGITAAGIALSISEGLARNVLAAEVNGEVWDSARAIENDATVKLLTWNDTKGKSTFWHSSAHLLAEALEALYPGIKFGIGPAIETGFYYDVDFGDREFSSDDFKAIEDKMLELAKRKETFERKAVSKSDALAYFTEKGDEYKLDLIKDLEDGKITFYTQGEFTDLCRGPHIPNTGFIKAIKLTNVAGAYWRGDESRKQLTRIYGVTFPKASELTEYLKFIEEAKKRDHRKLGKELELFAFSEKVGAGLPLWLPKGAALRQKLIDFLQKAQLNSGYEPVVTPHIGHKQLYVTSGHYEKYGADSFQPIKTPIEGEEFLLKPMNCPHHCEIYKVKPRSYKDLPVRFAEFGTVYRYEQSGELHGLTRVRGFTQDDAHLFCRPDQVKDEFKKVIDLVLYVFGALGFNDYTAQVSLRDPENRTKYIGTDENWALAESAIIEAAEEKGLPTVVEYGEAAFYGPKLDFMVKDALGRKWQLGTIQVDYNLPERFELEYTGSDNMKHRPVMIHRAPFGSLERFVAVLIEHCAGQFPLWLAPEQFIVLPVSEKYEEYAQNVLNSLNNSDIRGLIDLRDEKVGRKIRDAEVKKLPYMLIVGEKEVENGTVSVRKHGSVELGTMTADEFRDILIKEITV
- the infC gene encoding translation initiation factor IF-3; this encodes MALKRPGGPRPPMRKKEPDHRINELIKVPEVRLVGDNVEQGVFPTRKALELADELELDLVEISPNAVPPVCKIIDYSKFVYEQKKKQKEIKANAKQTVIKEIRFGPNSGEHDFEFKLKHAIKFLESGEKVRAYVHFKGRAIVHKDQGEILLLRFAQALEDYGKVELLPKLEGKRMFLTVAPKAPKK
- the rpmI gene encoding 50S ribosomal protein L35 — encoded protein: MPKVKTNSSAKKRFKLTGTGKIARKNAFKSHILTKKSTKRKRNLTQTSYVSDGDMGNVKRMLAIGK
- the rplT gene encoding 50S ribosomal protein L20, producing MPRSVNAVASRRRRKKILGLAKGYFGSRSKVYTIAKNTVEKGLQYAYRDRKTKKREFRALWIQRINAGARQHGISYSQLIGKLNAKNIGLNRKVLADLALNNPEAFKAVVDAVK
- a CDS encoding DUF3060 domain-containing protein, translated to MKLRTITVGFSLLLIGSLVMAAKEPVSKALTNDVVNQQGKVISIEGVNNNRTIEAKGGEIVQIEGADNKVVIRGNVSKLIIEGKGNTVTGNDITTVTIEGADNMVNIGSVETVQIDGVKNHVHYKSTKNKSGQVKVSTEGADNMVMKMK
- a CDS encoding DUF3857 domain-containing protein yields the protein MKRFSHLLFAFVLVLAAFSWSFSQTTIQKTASPAWLRSTTKKAIKPNLDDISAGYYYELIEHQINLATQTKYYKDIKVLFDQTGIENLGQVQVTFDPHFQKLQLHELKVIRNGKDINLLPQAKFKLLAAETELSRSIYNGSQMAHYVLEDLRKDDKIVFAYSIIGANPVFEQKFFDSYYLQGYEPTGLVHLNYIVPHGRKLQFKSFNGAPEVQQQSTGNTTNFFWELTADKTIQYEDYSPSWYSPLKYIQCSEFNTWQEVDQWNRKINPIPQIATTSTLQTFVNQLWKESNGQPYAYLKKACDFVQNEIRYMGIEMGEYSHRANVPEKVFSQRYGDCKDKSMLLATMLKNKNIDVGLVLANTYKNRGLQNELPSPYAFNHMVIEVNIGGRSQYIDPTITNQGGDIKNRYFPAYGKVLSTMGSGKLTDVAQHVTGNIKVKETLTMEGKFEATLDVHTTYVGNEADDMRTYIQSSAKNDIQKQYLEYYAKIYPKINKIGQIQYKDDLENNIVEIIEKYKIKNIGKTESGSTKKYIPLLGTNINDKLPEIMEDRIAPLSLSFPTDLTYEMYIVNKGKKEFGNYRDNSYFDRTAYVFGKTLEVEQDSIKVAYTLSFHEPFVEQKDLKQYYTDFADRDHIFYNGFYLDNDGYVTDGIPRLGPPSTVDEINWFSLILFILLLSSLLLYIAKKYRKSKPFIIKPYNEIYHDQIGGWMIFLLLLIVTSIFTKFTFLFLRESFFNLNTWRAIDHIDGGAPTFYKMLLISEMTAHLLILVGFVYSFILMIKKRDIFAQTFFLVTLFMAIFYLVHAIGYHYMSKQYMGITDDSFSNYTDHIRAMLFFCIWGTYVYKSERVKGTCVRPYQNDGIMQKAATGHPFDQDFLKPYSMMKQGENEAGAEFQSQSDRADRSHTEDDQDKP
- the rimK gene encoding 30S ribosomal protein S6--L-glutamate ligase, with the protein product MKIAVLSTVKSLYSTRRLVEAAQQRGHECVVIDHSKCYVGIQQGKPSIHYKGQDLSDIDAIIPRIGASVTFYGSAIVRQFEVMDVISANPSQAITRSRDKLRCLQILSGAGIGLPITGFARTASDVDDLISMVGGAPLVIKLLEGTQGIGVVLAETKKAASSVIEAFYGLGNNILIQEFIKESKGSDIRAFVVDGKVVGAMKRTAKEGEFRSNIHRGGTAQIIRLSKAERETAIAAAAQLGLTVCGVDMIPSDRGPLVLEVNSSPGLEGIEKATKKDIASEIIQYIERQYEAKQAQMPKVVKKKKKRESKL
- a CDS encoding ATP-dependent zinc protease, whose protein sequence is MKEKLLVGWKETLDLPELGIYGIEAKVDTGAASSVLHCNSYKIINEDGQDWIICELIINFKTKETKTLKLKLYRTKLVKSSFGQEEKRYYIRTTATLYNQVFSIKISFRNRSQMTYPMLLGKNFLNKRFLVDVSKENLSMKTLVK
- a CDS encoding AIR synthase related protein, whose product is MSDLKYNQRGVSAGKEDVHNAIKNIDKGLFPKAFCKIIPDILGGDPDWCNIMHADGAGTKSSLAYVYWKETGDISVWKGIAQDAIIMNIDDLLCVGAIDNILLSSTIGRNKNLIPGDVIAEIINGTEEILAELRGLGIGIYSTGGETADVGDLVRTIIVDSTVTCRMKREDVISNHRIKGGNVIVGLASNGQATYEQAYNGGMGSNGLTSARHDVFNKKVAEKYPEAYDPAVPYELVFAGNQDLTTEIEVETGEKITAGKLVLSATRTYAPVIKQILDKYRSQIDGMVHCSGGAQTKVLHFVDNVHVIKDNLFPIPPLFELIQKESNTDWKEMYKVFNMGHRMELYVPESIASDIIAISESFGIPAQIIGRVEESASKKVTITSPYGEFIYE
- a CDS encoding DNA-deoxyinosine glycosylase, whose amino-acid sequence is MRKRSFLPLVNSTTEILILGSLPGDKSLAENEYYAHPQNRFWKVIKYLFNAPEQTNYMEKIDLLLKNNIGLWDVCAEASRPGSMDLAIQNEVPNQIVELLETHPKITKIIFNGQKAYSLYVKHFNKREDIIYRCLPSTSPANAISNLENLIQQWRIIISD
- a CDS encoding SPFH domain-containing protein, translating into MEKLIKPMSGYLALLIAVVSFVAAIFSFASVEASSLYVVLGVVLMIATFFILKGLMIINPNHSRVLNFFGKYVGTVKENGLFFVNPLYSTIKISLRSDNLQGQTLKVNDKMGNPIEIGAVIVWQVGDTYKAAYDVSNYTSYVRTQSEAAVRHLAGSFPYDNLEDEGAEITLREGGDTVNHILEQELSDRLAPAGVIIKEARISHLAYASEIAGAMLQRQQAAAIVAARAKIVDGAVGMVEMALHKLSEKDIVELDNEKKAAMVSNLMVVLCGEKAATPIVNTGTLYQ